One Rosettibacter firmus genomic window carries:
- a CDS encoding sugar kinase: MPAKVVTFGEIMLRLSTPGFTRFVQAQSFDVTFGGGEANVAVSLANYGLESYYVTKLPKHEIGQAAVNHLRRFGVKDDFIVRGGDRIGIYFLETGASQRASKVIYDRANSAVSLMKKGEVDWNKVFEGAAWFHWTGITPALGKNAQELLEEACKIAKEKNVTVSCDLNFRAKMWTPEQAQAVMKPLMKYVDVCIANEEDAEKSLGLKAEGTNIEAGKINEEGYFNVAKHLKEIYGFKAVSITLRESYSASRNGWSAILLDDKDCKVPYRSTRYEIEIVDRVGGGDAFASGLIYGLLTKNNTKDALEFAVAASCLKHTIPGDFNLVSVDEVEKLVKSGGSGRVER, encoded by the coding sequence ATGCCAGCTAAAGTAGTAACATTTGGAGAAATTATGCTTCGTTTATCAACACCTGGTTTTACAAGATTTGTACAGGCTCAAAGCTTTGATGTTACTTTTGGAGGTGGCGAAGCAAATGTTGCTGTATCATTAGCAAATTATGGTTTAGAATCTTATTATGTTACAAAATTACCCAAACATGAAATTGGTCAGGCTGCTGTAAATCATTTGAGAAGATTTGGTGTTAAAGATGATTTTATAGTTCGTGGAGGTGATAGAATTGGAATATATTTTCTTGAAACTGGTGCAAGTCAAAGAGCATCAAAGGTTATTTATGATAGAGCAAATTCAGCAGTATCTTTAATGAAAAAAGGGGAAGTTGACTGGAATAAAGTATTCGAAGGTGCTGCATGGTTTCATTGGACAGGTATTACACCTGCTTTAGGAAAAAATGCACAGGAATTATTAGAAGAAGCATGCAAGATTGCTAAAGAGAAAAATGTTACTGTAAGTTGTGATTTGAATTTTAGAGCTAAAATGTGGACACCAGAACAAGCTCAGGCAGTAATGAAGCCTTTAATGAAATATGTTGATGTTTGCATTGCAAACGAAGAAGATGCAGAAAAAAGTCTTGGCTTAAAAGCCGAAGGAACTAATATTGAAGCAGGTAAAATTAACGAAGAAGGATATTTTAATGTTGCAAAACATTTAAAAGAAATTTATGGTTTTAAAGCTGTATCGATAACACTGAGAGAAAGTTATTCTGCTTCGAGAAATGGATGGAGTGCAATTTTACTCGATGATAAAGATTGTAAAGTTCCATATCGTTCTACAAGATATGAAATTGAAATCGTTGATAGAGTAGGTGGTGGAGATGCTTTTGCAAGTGGATTAATTTATGGTTTATTAACCAAGAATAATACTAAAGATGCTCTGGAATTTGCAGTTGCTGCATCTTGCTTAAAACACACAATACCTGGAGATTTTAATTTAGTATCAGTTGATGAAGTAGAAAAATTAGTTAAAAGTGGTGGTTCTGGAAGAGTTGAAAGATAA
- the trpA gene encoding tryptophan synthase subunit alpha, producing MSFIHNYIDTINKKNRKALSIFLTAGFPDKNNFIELAKSVLDAGADILELGIPFSDPLADGPIIQTSSTIALKNNTTTKDVLKYAEQLANYSEKPIILMGYANPINHYNKNNFFKDASSAGVKGIIVPDVPLEEYDYFFDCDIYNLDVILLVTPTSTNDRIKLIDHKSKGFVYCVSVTGTTGIKDSFGEDTYNNLKRTYSVIEKNKMLIGFGISKSEDIKNFAPYCDGVIVGSKIIKTILDNNKLDNTVRIINEFSEACNF from the coding sequence ATGAGTTTTATTCATAATTACATTGACACAATAAATAAAAAAAACCGAAAAGCATTATCAATATTTTTAACAGCTGGTTTTCCAGATAAAAATAATTTTATAGAATTAGCAAAATCTGTTTTAGATGCTGGTGCCGATATACTTGAATTAGGTATCCCTTTCAGTGATCCATTAGCTGATGGACCAATTATTCAAACTTCGTCTACTATTGCATTAAAAAATAATACAACTACAAAAGATGTATTAAAATATGCTGAACAATTAGCAAACTATTCTGAAAAACCAATTATATTAATGGGATATGCTAACCCAATCAATCACTACAATAAAAATAATTTTTTTAAAGATGCATCTTCTGCTGGTGTAAAAGGAATTATTGTACCTGATGTTCCACTCGAAGAATATGATTATTTCTTTGATTGCGATATTTATAACTTAGATGTTATACTTCTTGTAACTCCTACTTCAACAAATGATAGAATTAAGTTGATTGATCATAAAAGTAAAGGATTTGTTTATTGTGTTAGTGTAACTGGAACAACTGGTATAAAAGATTCATTTGGAGAGGATACATATAATAATTTAAAAAGAACATATTCGGTAATTGAAAAAAATAAAATGCTTATTGGCTTCGGTATATCCAAATCAGAAGATATAAAAAACTTTGCTCCTTATTGTGATGGTGTAATTGTCGGCAGCAAAATAATTAAAACAATTCTTGATAATAATAAGTTAGATAATACAGTCAGGATTATTAATGAATTTAGTGAAGCTTGTAATTTTTAA
- the trpB gene encoding tryptophan synthase subunit beta: MKNYNLPDTTGKFGIYGGRFVPETLIPALYELETTYNDLKNDPDFINEYNQLQREYNGRPTPLTYADRLTKYYGKAKIYLKREDLCHTGAHKLNNAIGQILIAKRLGKQRIIAETGAGQHGVATATMCAKFGIKCVVYMGELDIERQKPNVFRMKLLGAEVIPVTSGSKTLKDATNEAIRDWVTNVRDTHYIIGSVVGPHPYPMLVRDFQSIIGKETKEQILSIEKRLPDYIVACVGGGSNAIGIFYPFINDENVKLIGVEAAGYGLNTNKHCATLSLGSPGIFQGMLTYLLQDENGQVSEVHSISAGLDYPGVGPEHSFLKDQSRVQYFSITDEEALKAAYLTTKLEGILPALESAHAIAYLEKFIQQTSKDEIIVINLSGRGDKDLSTYMENFKEDYK, encoded by the coding sequence ATGAAAAATTATAATCTACCGGATACAACAGGAAAATTTGGAATTTATGGTGGACGTTTCGTTCCAGAAACTTTAATACCTGCTTTATACGAACTTGAAACAACTTATAATGATTTAAAGAATGACCCTGATTTTATTAATGAATATAATCAACTTCAAAGAGAATACAATGGAAGACCTACTCCATTAACTTATGCAGATAGACTAACAAAATATTATGGCAAAGCAAAAATTTATTTAAAACGAGAAGATTTATGTCACACTGGAGCACATAAATTAAACAACGCAATTGGACAAATTTTAATTGCAAAAAGATTGGGAAAGCAAAGAATAATAGCAGAAACAGGAGCTGGACAACATGGAGTTGCTACTGCAACTATGTGTGCTAAATTTGGTATTAAATGTGTTGTTTATATGGGAGAGCTTGATATAGAGCGACAAAAGCCAAATGTATTTCGAATGAAATTACTCGGTGCAGAAGTCATTCCAGTTACATCTGGAAGTAAAACATTAAAGGATGCTACAAACGAAGCAATTAGAGATTGGGTAACTAATGTTCGAGATACACATTACATTATTGGTTCTGTAGTTGGACCACATCCATATCCAATGCTTGTAAGAGATTTTCAATCTATAATTGGAAAAGAAACAAAAGAACAAATTTTATCAATCGAAAAAAGATTACCCGATTATATTGTTGCCTGTGTTGGTGGGGGTTCAAATGCTATTGGTATTTTTTATCCTTTTATAAATGATGAGAATGTTAAACTTATTGGTGTCGAAGCTGCTGGTTATGGATTGAATACCAATAAACACTGCGCAACTTTAAGTCTGGGCTCACCTGGAATTTTTCAGGGTATGTTAACATATCTGTTGCAAGATGAAAATGGTCAGGTTTCAGAAGTTCATTCAATTTCAGCAGGATTAGATTATCCTGGAGTTGGGCCTGAACATTCATTTCTAAAAGATCAAAGTCGTGTTCAATATTTTTCTATTACTGATGAAGAAGCACTAAAAGCTGCCTATCTTACAACGAAGCTTGAAGGAATTTTACCTGCTCTTGAAAGTGCACATGCAATTGCTTATTTAGAAAAATTTATTCAACAAACTTCTAAGGATGAAATAATTGTAATTAACTTAAGTGGAAGAGGCGATAAAGATTTATCTACTTACATGGAAAATTTTAAGGAAGACTATAAATGA